The window TCTATCCAAAAATTTATGTGGATAAAACCACACTGCTTCACCTGCGAAATGTGCGATGTAGTTGGATGTgattaaatgtatgtatttagtAAAACAGTTTCAACAAACTTCTATCGAGAGGTTGTGTCTATATCAaagtttatatttgtttttaactaaaactaaatactaaaagactaaattaattttgctaatttattttaaatttcaatggccacaattaaacatgttttttaagtACCTTCGTTTAGTctactttgataaaaaaatcaaaataatattttctcataaTAGTATTGATAAGTGATCTGATTGCAcagctttaaaaaaatggctACGAATTGTATGCAAGTATGCTTTTGACAGTTTGTTTCGGTGTGGCTATCCGCACAataccgtctacggtctagaccgtccacggtataccgtatacggcCTATTTAGACACGGTATGAActtatttttgcccttttataccgtggggcccttataccgtgcacggtatactttttcacggtatactctttatgccgtcgagcccttataccgtgtgcggtatagtctcgtccacggtatacacaatatagattggaaggcttatttgaagcaaatgaaatataccgtgtgcggtatagtctcgtccacggtatacattatacagatgggaaagcgtattctacagaaaagtaacataccgtgtgcggtatactctcgtccatggtatacattatacagatgggaaagcgtattctacagaaatgtaacataccgtgtgcggtatactctcgtccacggtatacattatacagatgggaaagcgtattctacagaaatgtaacataccgtgtgcggtatactctcgtccacggtatacattatacagatgggaaagcgtattctacagaaatgtaacataccgtgtgcggtatactctcgtccacggtatacattatacagatgggagcgcgtattctacagaaatgtaacataccgtgtgcggtatactgtcgtccacggtatacattatacagatgggaaagcgtattctacagaaaggtaacataccgtgtgcggtatactctcgtccacggtatacacaatatagattggaaggcttatttgaagcaaatgaaatataccgtgtgcggtatagtctcgcctacggtatacattatacagatgcgaaagcgtattctacagaaatgtaacataccatgtgcggtatactctcgtccacggtatacattatacagatgggaaagtgtattctacagaaatgtaacataccgtgtgcggtatactctcgtccacggtatacattatacagatgggaaagcgtattctacagaaatgtaacataccgtgtgcggtatagtctcgtccacggtatacattatacagatgggaaagcgtattctacagaaatgtaacataccgtgtgcggtatactctcgtccaaggtagacattatacagatgggaaagcgtattctacagaaatgtaacataccgtgtgcggtatactctcgtccacggtatacattatacagttgggaaagcgtattctacagaaatgtaacataacgtgtgcggtatagtctcgtccacggtatacattatacagatgggaaagcgtattctacagaaatgtaacataccgtgtgcggtatactctcgtccacggtatacattatacagatgggaaagcgtattctacagaaatgtaacataccgtgtgcggtatactctcgtccacggtatacattatacagatgggaaagcgtattctacagaaatgtaacataccgtgtgcggtatagtctcgtccacggtatacattatacagatggaaaagcgtattctacagaaatgtaacataccgtgtgcggtatactctcgtccaaggtagacattatacagatgggaaagcgtattctacagaaatgtaacataccgtgtgcggtatactctcgtccacggtatacattatacagttgggaaagcgtattctacagaaatgtaacataacgtgtgcggtatagtctcgtccacggtatacattatacagatgggaaagcgtattttacagaaatgtaacataccgtgtgcggtatactctcgtccacggtatacattatacagatgggaaagcgtattctacagaaatttaacataccgtgtgcggtatagtctcgtccacggtatacattattcagatgggaaagcgtattctacagaaatgtaacataccgtgtgcggtatactctagtccacggtatacattatacagatgggaaagcgtattctacagaaatgtaacataccgtgtgcggtatactctagtccacggtatacattatacagatgggaaagcgtattctacagaaatgtaacatcccgtgtgcggtatactctcgtccacggtatacattatacagatgggaaagcgtattctacagaaatgtaacataccgtgtgcggtatactctcgtccacggtatatattatacagatgggagcgcgtattctacagaaatataacataccgtgtgcggtatagtctcgtccacgatatacattatacagatgggaaagcgtattctacagaaatataacataccgtgtgcggtatagtctcgtccacagtatacattatacagatgggaaagcgtataatctcgtccacggtatacattatacagatgtggaaagcgtattctacagaaatgtaacataccgtgtgcggtatagtctcgtccacggtatacattatacagatgggaaagcgtattctacagaaatgtaacaaaCCGtatgcggtatagtctcgtccacggtatacattatacagatggggaagcgtattctacagaaatgtaacataccgtgtgcggtatagtctcgtccacggtatacattatacagatgtgGAAAGCGTAttttacagaaatgtaacataccgtgtgcggatATAAATCACAGTATTATacgtcacagtattttactatgacttgtggagtggagcacaagtcacagtattttactatgacttgtggagtggaaaacaagtcacagtattttactatgacttgtggagtggagcacaagtcacagcaCGAAACAGAAgtacaagtttttaaattagttaCTGTAGCATTTAttaaattcgatgatttttcgtagaaatacagctgtttgaaattttggaaaaattttttgttagaaaaatgtttttttaattctttattggGTACATGACGAAGAAAACTGGATATATTGGTCTAGGATTCTGAGCAGATTTTCCTCAAGACGTCTTAGgaataatcaaacaaatttttgggtCTTTATTAGCTAAATTTTGGACagaatgataaatttaaaacttacctATTTTCTTTATCCAAAGCAGTTTGTGTAATTTCCGTGATTTTCATATGTAAAACAGTGATAACTTTCTGGACCAGATCTCCAATTTTCATGTACTCGTAGAACCAGACCAAATTATCATACATTTCATCATatttcgtaattaaaaattgcaacgATGGTAATTTCTTTAATTCTTGTAATTCCGTAACGATTTCATTGAATACTTTCGATAATTCTTTACCAAATGGTATCATTGagaaatatttatctttaataAATTGCCAGacaattttcgaatattttcgtaTATTCGATATGACACTGTTATGGatcatatctttataaaatcgATCAATATCTTGCGTAAAGTTTGCGAAATGCATAAAATATGGTGATTCTTCAATTTCATGTTTACGTTTGTACaggaaatctgaaaatttttttatacatggtGAATCATTACATACGCATACGGGTCCTTTGAACCTAATTTGAAAAAGTCCTTTCTTTTCAATTTAGCATTCTTTCAAAAGTGTTTTCCTTGAAAAGAAAATGTCACCAGGGGCAAGAAGCGTGTCTAGATCAAATGAAGTGATTCTATCCAGGCCGGGGGTACTGTAGAAAGCCTACAAACTTCTCTACCGGGATTACTCCCAGAATCGATAAGCCCTAAGTTTCaaacccaatcattaaatatcCGACTCCCTGTAGGCTTCTACAGATGTAAAAGCTTGAcgcgttcaatttaaaatatcaaaaatgaatcgtaaAGCCTCATCTACTCCATACAAGCCTAACTATTTTTCGTTTCATACTCGATATtaagcacctcaagcttttataaatagtcGAGTATGACTGActcattgataaaattattttctactttttagtataataaaagcttgtcccttaaaaagtattttttattacaatttttaatttgactaaaaaaaatgtatatatatcaaatatgatggAAGAGATGgcaaaatcaggacgccacaaccttgCCAGACATTGTCATCCAAacgatttgattacagacagacaacggggcAGGTTATTCAACCAATAATGCCCTGTCAAAAGACCCAATATAGTAAAAGAAGGCTTGACGTAGTCACTTTTTGATTCATTAAATTACGGAGCAGCTTACTGCAGGATTATTTAAGTCGACAGGAGTGTTTCGAACAGCTCCTTCCGTACTAATAAGCTTACTGTCTCGTGTCCTTTTATTTGAGAGTTATTGGTTCCTTCCTGGACAGTCTTATTcagatttttaaatcatttgttGACAATCTGGGAAAATTTGGACTGCCTGAGAAAATTCTGATATTTGTCCCACTATAATATTTCGCATGACAGATCTGAGCACCTTTCAACAGAGTGATTTCTATATGAAAAGCTACCGCATTTTGATCTAGAAAAATCCATTTTCATTATCCCGATTTCAGATAGATCTCTGGCCTTGACTCTTCCGTGTGTAAGGATAGGATTTGTCAGGAATGAAAAATCATGTACATTTGAATCCCAAGCCTCACGGAAGACAACCCTGAATTTGAGATCAAAACAGTACCTTGTGTTTTCCAACAATGGGATCATGGTTATCAGTTTGCTCAATATgttcagataaaaaaaattaaggcaaAATAAGTTGGGTTTAAAGGATTTTGCTAAAATAGCTTACCTAAAAATTCCTTACTGGAATTCCAAATAACCGTTTCACCataatgtataaatttcaagaatgttGGCTCAATGGCTGCCAACATACGATTCCAATGATTGATCAACATAACAGAAGTATCCGTCCATAATTTTTCCACATAACTGATAAACATTACATGCAAATCTTTgataaatttatcatattttttgatgaaatattccATCATGTTGGAAATTTGATCTAAAGCTTCCCCGTGCATTAACCCGTTGATAAATTGTACCAACTTCGCGTACGATTCCTTAATCTATACCAAAATAACAATGCTGGAATTATTTCGCGGGCAGATATCGCTTCTCGGCCCTATGGCTAAGATCAAAGTGTAGTTCTCCAAGGAGGAGAACGTGCCTTAAACGTTCCGACGTGCCTTAAACGTTCCGACCCCGGCTGCGTAGTACTTTCTGCAATCTTCGACCGTTGCTTCCGTGAGGAAAAAACACCACTGGCTTGGAATGACTCCCGCACCGTACTGCTTTATAAGAAAGGTAACCGTGATGAGCTGTCGAACTGGAGGCCTCTTACTTTGGGGGGCACGATCGCCAAGTTGTATGCCGGCGTTATCGCCGACCGTGTCACCTGTTGGGCGAAGCTCTCAGACAATATCTCACCAATGCAGAAAGGATTTCTGGAGTATGAAGGCTGTTATGAACACAACTTCATAGTCCAAAGTGCATTGGATGACGCGCGCCGAGATGGCAGACAGATCGCATTGGCATGGCTTGACCTAGCCAATGCTTTCGGCTCTGTACCACACGACCATATTCGGCGGGTATTGGAAGAGATGCGGCTACCCAACAAGATACGCAGTGTGATAGCCGAGCTTTACGCTAATACCACCACCACAATTCGCACTAAGGACGGAGAAACCCGTCCAATCCACATTCGTGCGGGCGTAAAGCAAGGTTGTCCACTTAGTcctattattttcaacttggcTATCGAGCCGCTCATAAGGGTGGCGTCTGGATTGGCAGCTCAGCATGGTTACAAGCTCCACAACCATAGCTTCTCTATTCTCGCGTATGCTGATGACATCGTTCTTCTCGGAAAAAATGCTGAATCCTTGAGAATTCTCTTGGATGCAGTAGGATCAACTGCTGAGTGGATGGGTCTAAAGTTCCAACCTCCGAAATGCGCCTCACTGCACGTTGATTGCAGGCGAAGACGGGAAGTCTTTCCTACGGAATTTACCATCCAAGGAGGAGGACTAACGGTTTTAAAAGACGGGGAAGAGTACCAACACCTAGGTGTACCAACGGGCTTCCGTGTGACCCAAACCCCCCTTGATGCCATTCAGGCCATCAAGGAGGACGTTCAGAAGGTACACGATTCTCTTCTCGCACCCTGGCAAAAATTGGAAGCCACAAACATGTTCATCCTTTCTCGGCTAGACTTTATTCTGCGAGGCGGCAATGTCGCCAAAGGACCTTTGACTGACGCAGACAAGACCATCAAAAGGCTAGCCAAGAAATGGATGAACCTACCTCAACGTGGCTCTCCGGAAATACTTTACATTACATCTTAAAAGGGTGGCGCAAATCTTTTACCGTTGGCCGATTCCGCGGACGTAAGCACCGTAGTGCACGCTTTTAGACTGCTGACCTGCAAAGACACCATTGTCAGGGAAACGGCCTGGTCCTGCCTTAAACGTGTAGTGAGACGTCGTATCGGAGAAGATCCAACCGAGGATATGCTCGCCAAGTATCTGTCTGGCTCACTAGAGGGTCGATTAGCACGCGACGGCGGAGACATTTCTAGTTTGTGGTCACAAGCTAGAAATGCGTGCCGTCGCCTCAACAGCAAAATTAGTGTGGGTTTCCATTGGTGCAGAGAAAAGCGCGATCTGTCTGTCACTATCAATCGTCCTGGGCAAACACCGGAGCGTATAATTGTCCCGGAGACGGCGCGATCCGTTGTTGTTCGAATGCTACGTTCAGCACTTCGAGCATTCTACCTTGCTAGACTGCTAGGAAAACCAGATCAGGGAAAGGCGTACTCCTGTACAAATCTAAGGGAAGCGAGCAACCACTTCCTGCTGAATGGTCGGTACACTCGATTCTGTGACTACCGCTTTATCCACCGAGCCCGACTCGGCGTCGTTCCATTAAATGGAGCACGGCGATTCGGGAACGGGGATAAACGGTGCCGACATTGTGGTTATGTCAATGAGACATTACCACACGTACTGAATCATTGTACCGTCCATTCAGCGGCGTGGCAACGGCGACATAATGCCGTCCAAGACCGTCTTGCTCGCGGATCGCGTCTACCCCCGGGTGCTGTCTTAAACATCAATAGACAAGTACCCGGCGTACGGAGTACTCTTCGTCCTGACCTGGTGGTCCTGGATGAGGCTAGTAGGGAAGTTAAAATCATAGACATCTGCATTCCCTTTGAGGGTGCCCCGGATGCTTTAGAGGTGGCTCGGCAGCAAAAGCTCGATAAATATAACCAACTTGCTGCTGAGTTATCCTCGAAAGGCTATAGGGTCTCTTTGGATGCTTTTGTCGTTGGTTCGCTCGGGTCCTGGCTAGCACAGAACTACAGGGTTGCGAAGTCTTTGGGAATATCTCCAAAATATACGCAGACCATGGCACGGTTGGTGGCGTCAGACACGATCCGCTGGTCACGTGACATTTATATCGAACATCTAACCGGACAGAGACAGTACCATGATCAGCCTCTGTGAACCTGCACACAGGTATGGATGGCCCGAACACCTGAGCCATCCCTCCCCACAACCATCTGTGATATAAGTGCTTGTGTTATGTGTGTGCTGtgctatttatttaattattgtttgacTGTGATAATGGACACTTTTattcttctgttttttttttaaaaaaaaaaaaactcttttaaattatttattgtgtttttctattttaaatgtgtagcctaattttatctatttgt is drawn from Chrysoperla carnea chromosome X, inChrCarn1.1, whole genome shotgun sequence and contains these coding sequences:
- the LOC123302891 gene encoding apolipophorins-like, with the translated sequence MHGEALDQISNMMEYFIKKYDKFIKDLHVMFISYVEKLWTDTSVMLINHWNRMLAAIEPTFLKFIHYGETVIWNSSKEFLDFLYKRKHEIEESPYFMHFANFTQDIDRFYKDMIHNSVISNIRKYSKIVWQFIKDKYFSMIPFGKELSKVFNEIVTELQELKKLPSLQFLITKYDEMYDNLVWFYEYMKIGDLVQKVITVLHMKITEITQTALDKENRYREAKTKFIFNPETGIMELEQKLPMSWHAFNETPKFMEIPEIRAINDAQNYLVMSNKSFWMLYYQYKPYIDGQHYDFSGSCSYLLANDFMVSKFSMIINYIVKDKVVKHKIDLLIDDVLIEVDLFADNVKLLKKGVNTKLPLQLDKAYIYREADTIMIESLKCFTLKCNLKFDI